The Macaca thibetana thibetana isolate TM-01 chromosome 11, ASM2454274v1, whole genome shotgun sequence genome window below encodes:
- the LOC126930963 gene encoding 10 kDa heat shock protein, mitochondrial-like, translating to MVGPAFRKFLPLVLVKRSTTKTLTKGCIMSPEKSRGKVMRAIVIAIGLGSKGKGGEIQPVSTTVRDEVLLPEYRGINVVLDGKDSFFLEIITYLESI from the exons ATGGTAGGACCAGCCTTTAGAAAGTTCCTTCcactcg TATTGGTCAAAAGGAGTACCACCAAAACTCTAACTAAAGGATGCATTATGTCTCCAGAAAAATCTCGAGGAAAAGTCATGCGAGCAATAGTCATAGCTATTGGATTGGGCTCTAAAGGAAAGGGTGGAGAGATTCAGCCAGTTAGTACAACAGTTAGAGATGAAGTTCTTCTCCCAGAATACAGAGGCATCAACGTCGTTCTCGATGGCAAAGATTCTTTCTTCTTAGAGATAATTACATACTTGGAAAGTATCTAG